The Mucilaginibacter yixingensis genome window below encodes:
- a CDS encoding RNA polymerase sigma factor, giving the protein MTDDKHSTILQAVKAYGKNLLSFIRRRVKNDADAEDIMQDVWQQFSSVINAEPIEQTGAWLYRVARNKITDKHKKKSESLLDDLFYSDDEDDENSAADYQALLMPETSTPETAYLRNLFWEQLFAALDELPEEQRQVFVWHELDDISFAEMAEMTGVNVQTLVSRKRYAVLHLRDRLKQLYEDITKY; this is encoded by the coding sequence ATGACAGATGATAAACACAGCACCATACTGCAAGCCGTAAAGGCTTACGGTAAAAATTTGCTGTCGTTCATCCGTCGCAGGGTAAAGAACGACGCCGACGCCGAAGACATTATGCAGGATGTGTGGCAGCAGTTTAGCTCGGTCATTAATGCTGAACCCATTGAACAGACAGGCGCCTGGCTGTACAGGGTAGCGCGCAACAAGATTACCGATAAGCATAAAAAGAAATCGGAAAGCTTGCTGGACGATCTGTTTTACAGCGATGACGAGGACGACGAAAACAGCGCGGCCGATTATCAGGCCCTGCTGATGCCCGAAACCTCTACACCGGAAACAGCGTATTTGCGCAACCTGTTTTGGGAGCAGCTTTTTGCCGCGCTGGATGAACTGCCCGAAGAACAGCGTCAGGTTTTTGTTTGGCACGAACTGGATGACATCTCATTTGCCGAGATGGCCGAGATGACGGGCGTTAATGTACAAACACTGGTTTCGCGCAAGCGGTACGCCGTACTGCATCTGCGCGACAGGCTGAAACAGTTGTACGAAGACATTACAAAATATTAA
- a CDS encoding carbon-nitrogen hydrolase family protein, whose product MKIALATPPFPINLNQGLDYVEQYATEAAAGGARIICFPESYLPGYPAIEYEVEKASADELRQALNRVCKIARENSISIIMPMDWYEGGQFLNTAQVISAEGEILGYQTKNQLDPTEDHIWNAGTERHLFEVEGLKFGVTICHEGFRYPESVRWAARRGAHIVFHPYLAGSDEQGAVPEVWAHPDNPYYEKAMLMRANENTIYFASVNYAMKYPDAATSLISPQGKCLAWQPYTKAGVLTIDIDLNAATALLAKRFKPQLYGMAD is encoded by the coding sequence ATGAAGATAGCCCTTGCCACCCCTCCTTTTCCCATCAACCTTAACCAGGGTTTGGATTATGTTGAGCAATACGCCACGGAGGCAGCAGCTGGCGGCGCAAGGATTATTTGCTTCCCCGAAAGTTATCTGCCCGGCTACCCGGCAATAGAATATGAGGTTGAGAAGGCCAGTGCCGATGAATTGCGGCAGGCATTGAACCGCGTTTGCAAAATTGCACGTGAAAACTCAATATCGATTATTATGCCGATGGATTGGTACGAAGGCGGCCAATTTCTAAACACAGCCCAGGTGATATCTGCCGAAGGCGAAATATTAGGCTATCAAACCAAAAACCAACTCGACCCGACCGAAGACCATATCTGGAACGCCGGTACTGAGCGCCATCTGTTTGAGGTTGAAGGATTGAAATTTGGCGTCACCATTTGTCATGAGGGTTTTCGGTACCCAGAGTCGGTTCGCTGGGCGGCGCGTCGTGGGGCACATATTGTTTTCCATCCGTACCTGGCCGGTAGCGATGAGCAGGGTGCGGTGCCAGAAGTTTGGGCGCATCCCGATAATCCGTACTATGAGAAAGCCATGTTGATGCGTGCTAACGAGAATACCATTTATTTTGCCAGTGTAAATTATGCCATGAAATATCCGGATGCTGCCACCTCGCTCATCTCGCCTCAGGGCAAATGTCTGGCCTGGCAACCGTACACAAAGGCAGGTGTACTCACTATAGATATAGATTTGAATGCCGCTACGGCACTATTAGCCAAACGTTTCAAACCGCAGTTGTATGGCATGGCAGACTGA
- a CDS encoding CoA-binding protein → MANKKTLILGATPNSGRYAYLAANTLVRKGHDIINVGLRNGEVAGVPIERPDTIHQGVDTITLYVGPQNQPQLYDYIIKTHPKRIIFNPGTENTELRRMAINNGIETEYACTLVMLSTGQY, encoded by the coding sequence ATGGCCAATAAAAAAACATTGATTTTAGGCGCCACCCCCAATAGCGGCAGATACGCTTACCTGGCTGCAAATACGCTGGTTCGCAAAGGCCACGATATAATAAATGTAGGTCTTAGAAATGGCGAAGTTGCCGGCGTGCCGATTGAACGCCCCGATACTATTCACCAAGGTGTAGATACGATTACCCTATACGTTGGTCCGCAAAACCAGCCGCAACTGTATGACTATATTATAAAGACGCACCCCAAACGCATCATCTTTAATCCCGGCACAGAAAATACTGAACTGCGCAGAATGGCGATTAATAATGGTATCGAGACAGAATATGCCTGTACGTTGGTGATGTTGAGCACTGGGCAGTATTAA
- a CDS encoding RNA methyltransferase: protein MSDIVFPGKFIESISNAPGFDAQNFVETHQNLPAPTSIRINPSKYSGQQPGVEVPWCPEGFYLESRPSFTFDPLFHAGCYYVQEASSMFITHIYNSIRGEMDEPIRALDLCAAPGGKSTLLSSALNQDDLLVANEIIKTRVPILTDNLTRWGRSNTIVTNNDPRDYGRVKGFFDLILVDAPCSGSGMFRKEPEAMQEWSVDNVNLCQQRQERILADVYPALREDGYLIYSTCSYSEQENEQVLDWLCTEFGMESVRIPVEQDWGVVESQSTEHKAWGYRFYPGKVQGEGLFAACLRKTESSGETKAFKKKDQGKPDYKSIDLLKPYIKEPANYYFFKLNDDWLAIDKIHREDLETLQQYLYIKKSGVRLGSLAGKDLVPDHELAMSLMLDRDQIQQTELSREQAISYLRRDEIKDLDLSQKGWNLMCFEGHPLGWAKLLPNRVNNYYPKEMRILSTGS, encoded by the coding sequence ATGAGCGACATCGTTTTTCCAGGAAAGTTTATTGAGTCTATTAGCAATGCACCAGGTTTTGACGCGCAAAACTTTGTTGAAACGCACCAAAACTTGCCGGCACCTACCAGTATCCGCATCAATCCATCTAAATATAGTGGCCAGCAGCCGGGGGTAGAGGTGCCCTGGTGCCCAGAGGGCTTTTATCTGGAAAGCCGCCCATCGTTCACGTTCGATCCGCTGTTTCATGCCGGTTGTTATTATGTGCAGGAGGCATCGTCTATGTTTATTACACATATATATAATAGTATACGCGGCGAAATGGATGAGCCAATCCGTGCGTTGGACCTATGCGCAGCGCCCGGCGGCAAAAGCACATTGCTTAGCTCGGCCCTAAATCAGGATGATTTGCTGGTGGCTAACGAGATTATTAAAACGCGTGTCCCCATCCTTACTGATAATCTGACCCGATGGGGGCGCAGCAATACGATAGTAACTAATAATGATCCGCGCGACTATGGCCGGGTAAAAGGTTTCTTTGACCTGATCCTGGTGGATGCGCCTTGTTCGGGCTCGGGCATGTTCCGTAAGGAGCCGGAGGCGATGCAGGAGTGGTCTGTAGATAATGTGAACCTTTGCCAGCAACGGCAGGAGCGCATACTGGCCGATGTTTATCCCGCCCTGCGCGAGGATGGTTATTTAATATACTCTACCTGTTCTTACTCTGAGCAAGAAAACGAGCAGGTGCTGGATTGGTTATGCACCGAGTTTGGTATGGAAAGCGTGCGCATACCTGTTGAACAGGATTGGGGCGTGGTAGAAAGTCAATCAACGGAGCATAAAGCCTGGGGGTATCGTTTTTACCCGGGCAAGGTGCAGGGCGAGGGTCTGTTTGCTGCATGCTTACGCAAAACTGAAAGCAGCGGCGAGACCAAGGCTTTTAAAAAGAAAGATCAGGGTAAACCAGATTATAAATCTATCGACTTGCTGAAGCCTTATATAAAGGAGCCGGCCAATTATTATTTTTTTAAACTAAATGACGACTGGCTGGCGATAGACAAGATACACCGCGAGGATCTGGAAACGCTGCAGCAGTATTTATATATTAAAAAATCGGGCGTGCGGCTGGGTAGCCTTGCCGGCAAAGACCTGGTGCCCGATCATGAGCTGGCCATGAGCCTGATGCTTGATCGCGACCAGATCCAACAAACCGAACTCAGCCGGGAGCAAGCCATTAGCTATCTGCGCCGGGATGAAATCAAAGATTTGGACCTTTCTCAAAAGGGATGGAACCTGATGTGTTTTGAAGGGCATCCGCTGGGCTGGGCCAAGTTGCTGCCTAATAGAGTAAACAATTATTATCCGAAGGAGATGAGGATACTTTCTACAGGAAGCTAA